A window of the Azospirillum formosense genome harbors these coding sequences:
- a CDS encoding lytic transglycosylase domain-containing protein: protein MAYRDFTAARAAGAALILALGLAGCASNAPETAELVVKAPEVAEVPIDPKDPLGRWVPHIREASERFDVPEKWIRAVMMRESGGRSVVNGRTITSHAGAIGLMQVMPGTYDMMRTQYGLGSDPSDPRDNILAGTAYLREMYDLFGAPGFLAAYNCGPACYASHLAGKQRLPRETRMYIAALTPNLRGVAPREPSQAAGASAIEVAIVPASAPTPPPVAVAAKPAAKPAAPEPVAVAAVVPEPVAPVPQTPAAPAPVAVAALEPRPAPFVVEPMGRGEARPPAEFVAATDRDAPAAARSGRTPSRTVETLVAEAMLPPHAVGKGERVVIRFVSQRSGGCGSLEGRDRVCVALAGGEGAGL, encoded by the coding sequence GTGGCTTATCGCGACTTCACCGCGGCCCGCGCCGCCGGTGCCGCCCTGATTCTCGCCCTCGGCTTGGCGGGTTGCGCCTCGAACGCTCCGGAAACGGCGGAGCTTGTCGTCAAGGCCCCGGAGGTGGCCGAGGTTCCGATTGATCCGAAGGACCCGCTCGGCCGCTGGGTCCCCCACATCCGCGAGGCGTCGGAACGGTTCGACGTGCCGGAGAAGTGGATTAGGGCCGTGATGATGCGCGAGAGCGGCGGACGCTCCGTCGTGAACGGCCGCACCATCACCAGCCATGCCGGCGCCATCGGGCTGATGCAGGTGATGCCCGGCACCTACGACATGATGCGCACGCAATACGGATTGGGGTCCGATCCGTCCGATCCGCGCGACAACATCCTGGCCGGCACCGCCTATCTGCGGGAGATGTACGACCTGTTCGGCGCGCCGGGCTTCCTCGCCGCCTACAATTGCGGCCCGGCCTGCTACGCCTCGCACCTCGCCGGCAAGCAGAGGCTGCCGCGGGAAACCCGGATGTACATCGCGGCCCTGACGCCGAACCTTCGCGGCGTGGCGCCCCGCGAACCGTCGCAGGCGGCGGGCGCCAGCGCGATCGAGGTCGCCATCGTTCCGGCGAGCGCTCCCACGCCGCCGCCCGTGGCGGTGGCCGCCAAGCCCGCCGCCAAGCCGGCGGCTCCGGAACCGGTCGCCGTCGCCGCGGTGGTCCCGGAACCGGTGGCGCCGGTGCCGCAGACCCCGGCCGCCCCGGCACCGGTTGCCGTGGCCGCTCTGGAGCCCCGCCCGGCCCCGTTCGTGGTGGAGCCCATGGGGCGCGGCGAGGCTCGCCCGCCCGCGGAGTTCGTCGCCGCCACCGACCGCGACGCGCCGGCCGCGGCACGCTCCGGACGGACGCCGTCCCGGACGGTGGAAACCCTGGTCGCCGAGGCGATGCTGCCGCCCCACGCTGTCGGCAAGGGCGAGCGGGTGGTCATCCGCTTCGTGTCCCAGCGCAGCGGCGGCTGCGGCAGCCTGGAGGGCCGGGACCGCGTCTGCGTCGCCCTGGCCGGCGGAGAAGGCGCCGGCCTGTAA
- a CDS encoding TRAP transporter substrate-binding protein, protein MKRRAFLKSAGAGAAATGAGLAVAGVAAPAIAQSQPEIQWRLASSFPKSTDILFGASELIARRVAESTDGKFQIRAFPGGELVPGLQVLDAVQNGSVQCGHTCGYYYVGKDPTFAFDTAIPFGPNARQTTAWFQAGGLELMRAFMKNHNVIQFPAGNTGAQMGGWYRKEIKTAADFQGLKIRIAGITGQIMSKMGATPTQIAGADVYPALEKGTIDATEFVGPYDDERLGFHQVAKYYYYPGWWEGGPNVSLYVNLQEWEKLPKSYQSILTAACAEANTYMIARYDSENAKALKRLVAKGTLLRAYPRDLMEQAHKIAFEYYDELAKTNPNFKTVYESWKPFLDETQLWFRVAELPYDSFVASAGTKK, encoded by the coding sequence GTGAAAAGACGTGCGTTTCTGAAGTCGGCAGGTGCGGGCGCCGCGGCCACGGGTGCGGGGCTGGCGGTTGCCGGCGTTGCCGCGCCGGCCATTGCGCAGTCGCAGCCGGAAATCCAGTGGCGCTTGGCGTCGAGCTTCCCGAAGAGCACCGACATCCTGTTCGGCGCCTCGGAGCTGATCGCCCGCCGCGTCGCCGAGAGCACGGACGGCAAGTTCCAGATCCGCGCGTTCCCGGGCGGTGAACTGGTGCCCGGCCTCCAGGTGCTCGACGCCGTGCAGAACGGCTCGGTCCAGTGCGGCCACACCTGCGGCTACTATTATGTCGGCAAGGACCCGACCTTCGCCTTCGACACGGCCATTCCGTTCGGCCCGAACGCCCGCCAGACCACCGCCTGGTTCCAGGCCGGCGGCCTGGAGCTGATGCGCGCGTTCATGAAGAACCACAACGTCATCCAGTTCCCGGCTGGCAACACCGGCGCCCAGATGGGCGGCTGGTACCGCAAGGAAATCAAGACCGCCGCGGACTTCCAGGGCCTGAAGATCCGCATCGCCGGCATCACCGGCCAGATCATGTCGAAGATGGGCGCCACCCCGACCCAGATCGCCGGCGCGGACGTCTATCCGGCGCTGGAGAAGGGCACCATCGACGCGACCGAGTTCGTCGGCCCCTACGACGACGAGCGGCTGGGCTTCCATCAGGTCGCCAAGTACTACTACTACCCGGGCTGGTGGGAAGGCGGGCCGAACGTCTCGCTCTACGTCAACCTGCAGGAGTGGGAGAAGCTTCCCAAGTCCTACCAGTCGATCCTGACGGCCGCCTGCGCCGAGGCGAACACTTACATGATCGCCCGCTACGATTCGGAGAACGCCAAGGCTCTGAAGCGTCTGGTCGCCAAGGGCACGCTCCTGCGTGCCTACCCGCGCGACCTGATGGAGCAGGCGCACAAGATCGCCTTCGAGTATTACGACGAGTTGGCGAAGACCAACCCGAACTTCAAGACGGTCTACGAAAGCTGGAAGCCGTTCCTGGACGAGACCCAGCTCTGGTTCCGCGTCGCCGAGTTGCCCTACGACAGCTTCGTCGCGTCGGCCGGCACCAAGAAGTAA
- a CDS encoding DNA topoisomerase IB: protein MDGAMVTDPRTDAEEAAACAGLSYVCDDEPGIRRRRAGKGFSYRWPDGTRVTEEDTLQRIRKLAIPPAYRGVWICPDPDGHLQATGRDTRGRKQYRYHPRWTEMREGTKFGRMLDFCRALPAIRRQVDSDLARRGLPREKVLAAVVRLLETTLIRVGNESYARENSSYGLTTLRDDHADIEGSEIRFTFKGKSGKEWNVALKDRRLARVVRACRDVPGDELFQYMDRDGQRHAVSSGDVNEYLRAATGQDFTAKDFRTWAGTVLAAMALREFESFDSAAKAKRNVTHAIEQVAARLGNTASVCRKSYVHPEILDAYLEGNLLDSLTREVETELREELPELEAEEAAVLAFLRGRLERERRSRASEGRRRRAA, encoded by the coding sequence ATGGACGGAGCGATGGTCACCGATCCCCGCACCGACGCGGAAGAGGCCGCGGCCTGCGCCGGGCTGAGCTATGTCTGCGACGACGAGCCGGGCATCCGGCGACGCCGCGCCGGCAAGGGCTTCTCCTACCGGTGGCCCGACGGCACGCGGGTGACCGAGGAGGACACGCTGCAGCGCATCCGCAAGCTGGCGATCCCGCCGGCCTACCGCGGCGTCTGGATCTGCCCGGACCCGGACGGCCACCTCCAGGCCACCGGCCGCGACACGCGCGGGCGCAAGCAGTACCGCTACCACCCGCGCTGGACCGAGATGCGCGAGGGCACGAAGTTCGGGCGCATGCTCGACTTCTGCCGGGCCCTGCCGGCCATCCGCCGTCAGGTGGACAGCGACCTCGCCCGCCGCGGCCTGCCGCGGGAAAAGGTGCTGGCCGCCGTGGTCCGGCTGCTCGAAACCACGCTGATCCGGGTCGGCAATGAAAGCTACGCGCGCGAAAACAGCAGCTATGGCCTGACCACCCTGCGCGACGACCACGCCGACATCGAGGGGTCGGAAATCCGCTTCACCTTCAAGGGCAAGTCCGGGAAGGAATGGAACGTCGCGTTGAAGGACCGCCGGCTGGCCCGCGTCGTCCGCGCCTGCCGCGACGTGCCGGGGGACGAGCTGTTCCAGTACATGGACCGCGACGGGCAGCGCCACGCGGTGAGTTCCGGCGACGTGAACGAGTATCTGCGCGCCGCCACCGGACAGGACTTCACCGCCAAGGACTTCCGCACCTGGGCCGGCACCGTCCTGGCCGCCATGGCGCTGCGGGAGTTCGAGAGTTTCGACAGCGCCGCCAAGGCCAAGCGCAACGTCACCCACGCCATCGAGCAGGTGGCCGCCCGCCTCGGCAACACCGCCAGCGTCTGCCGCAAGAGCTACGTCCACCCCGAGATCCTGGACGCCTATCTGGAGGGCAACCTGCTGGACTCCCTGACCCGCGAGGTGGAGACCGAGCTGCGCGAGGAGCTTCCCGAGCTGGAGGCCGAGGAGGCCGCCGTTCTCGCCTTCCTGCGCGGCCGGCTGGAGCGCGAGCGCCGGTCCCGCGCCAGCGAGGGCCGGCGGCGGCGCGCCGCGTAG
- a CDS encoding alpha-glucosidase family protein has protein sequence MSQASSWLRGAALYQIYPLSFLDANGDGWGDLDGVLDGLGHVASLGVQGVWISPFYPSPQKDFGYDIADHRAVDPRMGRLETVDRIIEAAHGHGLKVILDLVCGHTSDAHPWFSASRRSRGGEFADWYVWADPRPDGTPPNNWLSVFGGPAWTWEPRRRQYYLHHFLSSQPALNLHDAAVLQALDDTAAFWLERGVDGFRIDAVDFFAHDPQLRSNPAAAWSGAEPPAKLFGLQQHLYDMMHPAIHTVLGRLRSVVDRYPDRVLLGELSSQPGAARRIAAYCGPQGLHAAYTLSLAKQPFTARNFAGALTGTPQPEAICWSFSNHDVERAASRWLPPGADPERFNALLATLFATLPGTVCLYQGEELALPNAALRPEELRDPFGIAYWPDFQGRDGSRTPMPWRSGAANAGFSSAVETWLPVAEPHHALAVDAQERRAGSPLDVWRSALRLRRRHPALTHGGVAAVEEAGSVLAFERAAEGEELLAVFNLSDRPAEYALKRKPPMAALDLPRPPGAPVPEVSADGRTLVLPPFAAFLGRRG, from the coding sequence ATGTCCCAGGCGTCTTCGTGGCTGCGCGGTGCCGCGCTGTACCAGATCTATCCCCTCAGCTTCCTCGACGCGAACGGCGACGGCTGGGGCGATCTGGACGGCGTGCTGGACGGCCTCGGCCATGTGGCGTCGCTCGGCGTGCAGGGGGTGTGGATCAGCCCCTTCTACCCGTCGCCGCAAAAGGATTTCGGCTACGACATCGCCGACCACCGGGCGGTCGATCCGCGCATGGGCCGGCTGGAGACGGTCGACCGGATCATCGAGGCGGCGCACGGCCACGGGCTGAAGGTGATCCTCGATCTGGTCTGCGGCCACACCTCCGACGCGCACCCCTGGTTCAGCGCCAGCCGCCGGTCGCGCGGCGGCGAGTTCGCCGACTGGTACGTCTGGGCCGACCCGCGCCCCGACGGCACGCCGCCCAACAACTGGCTGTCGGTGTTCGGCGGTCCCGCCTGGACCTGGGAGCCGCGGCGGCGGCAGTATTACCTGCACCATTTCCTGTCCAGCCAGCCCGCCCTGAACCTGCACGACGCGGCGGTTCTCCAGGCGCTCGACGACACCGCCGCTTTCTGGCTGGAGCGCGGGGTGGACGGCTTCCGCATCGACGCGGTGGACTTCTTCGCCCATGACCCGCAGCTCCGCTCCAACCCCGCGGCGGCCTGGAGCGGGGCGGAGCCGCCGGCCAAGCTCTTCGGCCTTCAGCAGCATCTCTACGACATGATGCATCCGGCCATCCACACCGTGCTGGGTCGGCTGCGCTCCGTGGTCGATCGCTATCCCGACCGGGTGCTGCTGGGCGAGCTGTCGAGCCAGCCGGGCGCCGCGCGGCGCATCGCCGCCTATTGCGGGCCGCAGGGGTTGCACGCCGCCTACACCCTGTCGCTGGCCAAGCAGCCCTTCACCGCCCGGAACTTCGCCGGGGCGCTGACCGGCACGCCGCAGCCCGAGGCGATCTGCTGGAGCTTCTCCAACCACGACGTCGAGCGCGCCGCCAGCCGCTGGCTGCCGCCCGGCGCCGATCCGGAGCGCTTCAACGCCCTGCTGGCCACGCTGTTCGCCACGCTGCCCGGCACCGTCTGCCTTTATCAGGGGGAGGAGCTGGCGCTGCCCAACGCGGCGCTGCGGCCGGAGGAACTGCGCGACCCCTTCGGCATCGCCTATTGGCCGGATTTCCAGGGGCGCGACGGCAGCCGCACGCCGATGCCCTGGCGGTCCGGCGCCGCCAACGCCGGCTTCTCCAGCGCGGTCGAGACCTGGCTGCCGGTGGCGGAACCCCATCATGCCCTGGCGGTGGACGCGCAGGAGCGGCGCGCCGGCAGTCCGCTCGACGTCTGGCGGTCCGCGCTGCGCCTGCGCCGCCGCCATCCGGCGCTGACCCACGGCGGCGTGGCGGCGGTGGAGGAGGCCGGCAGCGTCCTGGCCTTCGAGCGCGCGGCGGAGGGCGAGGAGCTGCTGGCCGTCTTCAACCTGTCCGACCGGCCGGCGGAATACGCGCTGAAGCGCAAGCCGCCGATGGCGGCGCTCGACCTGCCGCGCCCGCCGGGAGCGCCGGTTCCCGAGGTCAGCGCGGACGGGCGGACGCTGGTCCTGCCGCCGTTCGCCGCCTTCCTGGGACGGCGCGGCTGA
- a CDS encoding glutathione S-transferase family protein produces the protein MEGSSTVSAEFTVYGNLNSQPATRVALFLSMAGVPYAYRHVDLRGGQQKSADYLAINRFGRVPTLVHGDLSISESGVILTYLAEKTGRFGGRDEAERIRLAEWLSWLADVLLPVQRARAVRKFHGDANALPWIDAAAAGGLAQFDRHLAGRTFIEGERVTIADIFAFPWIDLVEESNIDIATYPNVQAWHARMLAQPGAKRQMELMPQQDVG, from the coding sequence ATGGAGGGTTCTTCGACCGTGTCCGCCGAATTCACCGTCTACGGCAATCTCAACTCGCAGCCCGCCACCCGCGTCGCCCTGTTCCTGTCGATGGCCGGCGTGCCCTACGCCTACCGCCATGTCGACCTGCGGGGCGGCCAGCAGAAGTCGGCGGACTATCTCGCCATCAACCGCTTCGGCCGGGTGCCGACCCTGGTCCACGGCGACCTCAGCATTTCCGAATCGGGCGTCATCCTGACCTATCTGGCGGAAAAGACCGGCCGGTTCGGCGGGCGGGACGAGGCGGAGCGCATCCGGCTGGCGGAGTGGCTGTCCTGGCTGGCCGACGTGCTGCTGCCGGTCCAGCGCGCCCGCGCGGTGCGCAAATTCCACGGCGACGCCAACGCCCTGCCATGGATCGACGCCGCGGCGGCCGGCGGGCTGGCCCAGTTCGACCGCCATCTGGCGGGCCGGACCTTCATCGAGGGCGAGCGGGTCACCATCGCCGATATCTTCGCCTTCCCCTGGATCGACCTCGTGGAGGAGTCGAACATCGACATCGCCACCTACCCCAACGTCCAGGCGTGGCACGCCCGCATGCTCGCCCAGCCCGGCGCCAAGCGCCAGATGGAACTGATGCCGCAGCAGGACGTCGGCTGA
- a CDS encoding small ribosomal subunit Rsm22 family protein, with protein sequence MELPPSLRHAVDRALDGIALSDLKRAADRLSQRYRAEVRDGRFHLSDDLAARAYLATRLPATFAAVRSSMEAVAEALPDFAPVTALDVGAGPGTALWAASDRWPSLDDALLVEGSPAIRAVGETLSQAAAPARIAWRAGDATGDLPGLEPRDLVTLAYVLDELAEPARDRLVDRLWSLTAGTLLIVEPGTPAGWARIVRARERLVAAGAHLVAPCVHSAACPLAPPDWCHFSRRVARSRLHRMAKGAEVPWEDEKFVYVAASRQPGARPEARIIAPPWNAGNGRIGFKLCGQDGAQTERILGKRDGAAFKAARRLDWGDGLSSQDQPES encoded by the coding sequence ATGGAACTTCCCCCCTCGCTCCGCCATGCGGTGGATCGCGCGCTCGACGGCATCGCCCTGTCCGACCTGAAGCGCGCGGCGGACCGCCTCTCCCAGCGCTACCGGGCGGAGGTGCGGGACGGGCGCTTCCACCTGTCGGACGATCTGGCGGCGCGGGCCTATCTCGCCACCCGCCTGCCGGCCACCTTCGCCGCCGTCCGCTCCAGCATGGAGGCGGTGGCCGAGGCGCTTCCCGACTTCGCACCGGTGACCGCGCTGGACGTCGGGGCCGGGCCGGGAACGGCGCTGTGGGCGGCGTCCGACCGCTGGCCGAGCCTGGACGACGCCCTGCTGGTCGAGGGCAGTCCGGCCATCCGCGCGGTCGGCGAGACGCTGTCGCAAGCGGCGGCGCCCGCGCGGATCGCATGGCGGGCCGGCGACGCCACGGGCGACCTGCCCGGTCTGGAGCCGCGCGATCTGGTGACCCTGGCCTATGTGCTGGACGAGCTGGCGGAGCCGGCGCGCGACCGGCTGGTCGACCGGCTGTGGTCGCTCACCGCCGGGACGCTGCTGATCGTGGAGCCCGGCACGCCCGCCGGCTGGGCGCGGATCGTCCGGGCGCGGGAGCGGCTGGTCGCCGCCGGCGCCCATCTGGTGGCGCCCTGCGTGCACAGCGCCGCCTGCCCGCTGGCGCCGCCGGACTGGTGCCATTTCTCCCGCCGGGTCGCCCGCTCGCGTCTGCACCGCATGGCCAAGGGGGCGGAGGTGCCGTGGGAAGACGAGAAGTTCGTCTACGTCGCCGCCTCCCGCCAGCCGGGCGCCCGCCCCGAGGCCCGCATCATCGCGCCGCCCTGGAACGCCGGGAACGGACGCATCGGCTTCAAGCTCTGCGGCCAGGATGGTGCTCAAACGGAGCGGATTCTCGGCAAGCGCGACGGCGCCGCCTTCAAGGCCGCGCGCCGGCTGGACTGGGGTGACGGCCTGTCCAGCCAGGACCAGCCGGAGTCCTAG
- a CDS encoding extracellular solute-binding protein, producing the protein MRRMAAGLLIGLIAAAVAGPAGAQTQNGAARHGMALYGEPKYGPDFRHFDYVNPDAPKGGKVTLQAIGSFDTLNPFTLRGVPAAGAALIYDTLMTGAADEPFTEYGLLAESVEMPEDRSSITFNLRSGARWHDGKPVTAEDVVFSFTILTESHPFYRSYYGAVDKVEAEGERRVRFTFKPGDNRELPMIVGQLPVLPKHYWEGRDFQATTLEPPLGSGPYRIASFDPGRGISYERVADYWGKDLPVNVGRNNFGSMAYEYYRDASVALQAFRGGLYDFRQENVAKTWATGYDFDAVRDGKVVKEEIANEVPAGMQGFVFNTRRPVFANPKVRQAIAYAFDFEWTNQTLFYGAYKRTESYFENSPLQSRGLPQGRELAILEPLRGKIPAEVFEKTYHAPSTEGQNGLRRNLLEAKRLLDEAGTDVRNGVRVDVATGKPLDFEILLDSPTFERVTLPFIENLKRLGIRASIRTVDTTQYENRTRDFDFDMIVHVWPQSLSPGNEQTGYWGSAFADRPGSQNMAGVRSEAVDQLIGEIVRANSQEDLKSAVSALDRVLLWNHYVVPHWYSGVYRVAYWSRLKRPDTVPPYSLSFDSWWLSDASAAGTGKTP; encoded by the coding sequence ATGCGCCGTATGGCCGCTGGATTGTTGATCGGGCTGATCGCCGCCGCCGTGGCCGGACCGGCGGGCGCCCAGACACAGAACGGCGCGGCGCGGCACGGCATGGCGCTGTACGGCGAGCCGAAATACGGGCCGGATTTCCGGCATTTCGACTATGTCAACCCGGACGCCCCGAAGGGCGGGAAGGTGACCCTCCAGGCCATCGGCTCGTTCGACACGCTGAACCCCTTCACGCTGCGCGGCGTGCCGGCGGCGGGGGCGGCGCTGATCTATGATACGCTGATGACCGGGGCGGCGGACGAGCCCTTCACCGAATACGGCCTGCTCGCCGAAAGCGTTGAGATGCCGGAGGACCGCTCCTCCATCACCTTCAACCTGCGCTCCGGCGCGCGGTGGCACGACGGAAAGCCGGTCACCGCCGAGGACGTGGTGTTCTCCTTCACCATCCTGACGGAGAGTCATCCCTTCTACCGCAGCTATTACGGCGCGGTAGACAAGGTCGAGGCGGAGGGGGAACGCCGCGTCCGCTTCACCTTCAAGCCGGGCGACAACCGCGAGCTTCCGATGATCGTCGGCCAGTTGCCGGTGCTGCCGAAGCATTACTGGGAGGGCAGGGATTTCCAGGCGACGACGCTGGAGCCGCCGCTGGGCAGCGGCCCCTACCGCATCGCGTCGTTCGATCCGGGCCGCGGCATCAGCTATGAGCGGGTCGCCGACTATTGGGGCAAGGACCTGCCCGTGAATGTCGGGAGGAACAATTTCGGCAGCATGGCCTACGAGTATTACCGGGACGCCAGCGTCGCCCTGCAGGCTTTCCGTGGTGGGCTGTACGATTTCCGCCAGGAGAACGTCGCCAAGACCTGGGCCACCGGCTACGACTTCGACGCGGTGCGCGACGGCAAGGTGGTGAAGGAGGAGATCGCCAACGAGGTGCCGGCGGGCATGCAGGGCTTCGTCTTCAACACGCGCCGCCCGGTCTTCGCGAACCCCAAGGTGCGCCAGGCCATCGCCTACGCCTTCGACTTCGAATGGACGAACCAGACCCTGTTCTATGGTGCCTACAAGCGGACCGAGAGCTATTTCGAAAACTCGCCGCTGCAGTCCCGTGGGCTTCCGCAGGGTCGCGAATTGGCGATCCTTGAGCCGCTGCGCGGCAAGATTCCCGCCGAGGTCTTCGAGAAGACCTACCACGCGCCCAGCACGGAGGGGCAGAACGGCCTGCGCCGCAACCTTCTGGAGGCCAAGCGGCTGCTCGACGAGGCGGGAACCGACGTGCGCAACGGGGTGCGGGTCGACGTCGCGACCGGTAAGCCGCTGGACTTCGAAATCCTTCTGGACAGCCCGACCTTCGAGCGGGTGACGCTGCCCTTCATCGAGAATCTGAAGCGGCTCGGCATCCGGGCCAGCATCCGCACGGTGGACACCACCCAATACGAAAACCGCACCCGCGACTTCGATTTCGACATGATCGTCCATGTCTGGCCGCAGTCCCTGTCGCCGGGGAACGAGCAGACCGGCTACTGGGGCTCGGCCTTCGCCGACCGCCCGGGAAGCCAGAACATGGCCGGCGTGCGCAGCGAGGCGGTCGATCAGCTGATCGGCGAGATCGTCCGCGCCAACAGCCAGGAGGATCTGAAGTCCGCGGTGTCGGCGCTCGACCGGGTGCTCCTGTGGAACCATTACGTGGTGCCGCACTGGTATTCCGGCGTCTACCGCGTCGCCTATTGGAGCCGGTTGAAGCGCCCCGACACCGTGCCGCCCTATTCGCTCTCCTTCGACTCCTGGTGGCTGTCGGACGCCTCGGCCGCCGGCACCGGCAAGACGCCCTGA
- a CDS encoding methyl-accepting chemotaxis protein — translation MDCLIAGVVVAALAVLGGMTAMEATRIADGNAELAQRVAENQRIALEAERLAKLGEAVIASADEATRADALSGLDAHAARMSANAAPEIAQTVAKAVAASREAAAIGAKVEALDRKFGFNISRAESLSGDIARGLSAAMRATTQPADEQALATLFSTIRDAKFLLTRLPSQLYPPAVGNDLRQFREHMVKAMDLRRHLPSSDEFESVADDIASFAALDEAFAQRTETLRLTTDAHAHNQEVRTLVDGLVQGMNAASDAVTARSQEGAAALTAVLDRLTLIALGAFLLIGLIGGVNMLLGYRFIMQPVRDASRALQALIRGESAVPLRPSPLREIADIHGAVEAFRDALDARQRAEETRRDQERRAEQERRALMATLADGLERTVQAVAGSLSVAAAEVTGSARAVAGMASDTAQRTRAAADAAGTATSNVGAVASASEQLSASIDGIGQQIAQSRSVAEDAVAESRRADGLTKGLSDSAQKIGEVVAIITAIAQQTNLLALNASIEAARAGDAGKGFAVVATEVKALASQTAASTEEIATLVHGIQRSTMGVVEAIDRIGSTIAVIGESVSGIAAAVEQQRQATSEITHNVRIVECMNTDVSSNIGDVSRVAVDTGRSADAMMGAADRLSELAGTLNGAVDDFLRQVRA, via the coding sequence GTGGATTGCCTGATTGCGGGCGTCGTGGTGGCCGCTCTGGCGGTGTTGGGCGGCATGACCGCCATGGAGGCGACCCGCATCGCCGACGGCAACGCCGAACTGGCGCAGCGGGTGGCCGAGAACCAGCGGATCGCCCTGGAGGCCGAACGGCTCGCCAAGCTCGGCGAGGCGGTGATCGCCAGCGCCGACGAGGCGACGCGGGCCGACGCGCTGTCCGGCCTGGATGCCCACGCCGCGCGGATGTCGGCCAACGCCGCGCCGGAGATCGCCCAGACCGTCGCCAAGGCGGTCGCGGCGAGCCGGGAGGCCGCGGCCATCGGCGCCAAGGTGGAGGCGCTGGACAGGAAATTCGGCTTCAACATCAGCCGCGCGGAGAGCCTGTCCGGCGACATCGCCCGGGGCCTGTCCGCGGCGATGCGCGCGACGACCCAGCCGGCGGACGAGCAGGCGCTCGCCACGCTCTTCTCGACGATCCGCGACGCCAAGTTCCTGCTGACCCGCCTGCCGTCCCAGCTCTACCCGCCGGCGGTCGGCAACGACCTGCGCCAATTCCGCGAGCACATGGTGAAGGCCATGGATTTGCGCCGGCATCTGCCGTCGTCCGACGAGTTCGAGAGCGTCGCCGACGACATCGCGTCCTTCGCCGCGCTCGACGAGGCCTTCGCTCAGCGCACCGAAACGTTGCGCCTGACCACCGACGCCCACGCCCACAACCAGGAGGTCCGCACGCTGGTCGACGGGCTGGTGCAGGGGATGAACGCCGCGTCCGACGCGGTGACCGCGCGCAGCCAGGAGGGGGCGGCGGCGCTGACCGCGGTGCTCGACCGGCTGACGCTCATCGCGCTGGGCGCTTTCCTGCTGATCGGGCTGATCGGCGGCGTGAACATGCTGCTGGGCTACCGCTTCATCATGCAGCCGGTGCGCGACGCCAGCCGGGCGCTCCAGGCGCTGATCCGCGGTGAAAGCGCGGTGCCTCTGCGCCCCTCGCCGCTGCGGGAGATCGCCGACATCCACGGCGCGGTCGAGGCCTTCCGCGACGCGCTGGACGCCCGCCAGCGGGCGGAGGAGACCCGCCGCGACCAGGAACGCCGCGCCGAGCAGGAACGCCGAGCCCTGATGGCGACACTGGCCGATGGGCTGGAGCGCACCGTCCAGGCGGTGGCCGGGTCGCTGTCCGTGGCGGCGGCGGAGGTCACCGGTTCCGCCCGCGCGGTCGCCGGCATGGCGTCGGACACCGCGCAGCGCACCCGCGCCGCCGCTGACGCCGCCGGCACCGCGACCAGCAACGTCGGCGCCGTGGCCTCGGCCAGCGAGCAGCTGTCCGCCTCCATCGACGGGATCGGGCAACAGATCGCCCAGTCGCGCAGCGTGGCGGAGGACGCCGTCGCCGAATCCCGGCGCGCCGACGGCTTGACCAAGGGCCTGTCGGACTCCGCCCAGAAGATCGGCGAGGTGGTCGCCATCATCACCGCCATCGCCCAGCAAACCAACCTGCTGGCGCTCAACGCCAGCATCGAGGCGGCGCGGGCCGGCGACGCCGGCAAGGGCTTCGCCGTCGTCGCCACCGAGGTGAAGGCGCTCGCCTCCCAGACCGCCGCCTCGACGGAGGAGATCGCCACGCTGGTGCACGGCATCCAGCGGTCGACGATGGGGGTGGTGGAGGCCATCGACCGCATCGGCTCCACCATCGCCGTGATCGGCGAGAGCGTGTCCGGCATCGCCGCGGCGGTCGAGCAGCAGCGTCAGGCCACCTCGGAGATCACCCACAACGTGCGCATCGTGGAGTGCATGAACACCGACGTGTCGTCGAACATCGGCGACGTCAGCCGGGTGGCGGTGGACACCGGGCGCTCCGCCGACGCCATGATGGGGGCGGCCGACCGCCTGTCGGAACTGGCCGGCACCCTGAACGGCGCGGTGGACGATTTCCTCCGGCAGGTGCGGGCGTAG